The following proteins come from a genomic window of Heyndrickxia acidicola:
- a CDS encoding GNAT family N-acetyltransferase has protein sequence MLETFMAQDEVLNKAPFLIDEVQYNLIHRISESQNSLSFKSSDGRSILVQTPGFNPWLWISREVKEMEREKQLTLFIEKLNDHFVPGISGAPIVAEAFARSFVSIHQTKSYYISMVMEAYYCPSLSYPSGVEGQVQQANSSHVPAVANFFAGFYKDAFGDPVEPASQIKTAEKLIREGGCFLWTIGDMPVSMAIIAHRSPRHGRINSVYTPDQFRKKGYASALVAHICADLMGEGIIPMLYADIKNPSANKIYKRLGFKESGKIADIRFQ, from the coding sequence ATGCTTGAAACATTCATGGCACAGGATGAAGTTTTAAATAAAGCCCCATTTCTAATAGATGAAGTACAGTATAACCTGATTCATAGAATCAGTGAATCGCAGAACTCACTTTCGTTTAAATCCTCTGACGGCAGATCAATATTGGTTCAAACTCCAGGTTTTAACCCCTGGCTTTGGATATCGAGAGAAGTTAAAGAAATGGAGAGAGAAAAACAACTAACCCTTTTTATAGAGAAGCTAAATGATCATTTTGTTCCGGGCATATCGGGGGCCCCCATTGTGGCTGAAGCTTTTGCAAGGAGTTTTGTCTCGATTCATCAAACAAAAAGCTATTATATCTCGATGGTGATGGAGGCATATTATTGCCCTTCCTTAAGCTATCCCAGTGGTGTGGAAGGTCAGGTTCAACAAGCTAATTCCTCTCATGTTCCTGCTGTTGCTAATTTTTTTGCGGGTTTTTACAAAGATGCGTTCGGGGATCCTGTAGAGCCTGCGAGCCAAATAAAGACCGCAGAAAAGTTGATTCGTGAAGGCGGCTGCTTCCTATGGACAATTGGAGATATGCCTGTTTCAATGGCAATTATCGCTCATCGTTCCCCTCGGCACGGGCGGATTAATAGCGTCTATACACCTGATCAGTTTCGTAAAAAAGGCTACGCTAGTGCATTGGTAGCTCATATTTGTGCAGACCTGATGGGAGAAGGGATAATTCCGATGCTTTATGCTGATATAAAAAATCCATCAGCAAACAAGATATATAAAAGGCTGGGATTCAAGGAAAGCGGAAAAATTGCTGATATCCGTTTTCAGTGA
- a CDS encoding nucleotidyltransferase domain-containing protein, with translation MELKRNPAVKAAKQFIQKYFPECEGALLAGSVVRGERTPKSDLDMIVFIKDLKSAYRESLIDFNWPIEVFVHSLTSYQHFIEKDCKEAKPSMARMISEGIIIADNGKMKTIKREARERLEQGPEPWTDEIIALKRYFITDALDDFLGSTNRGEELMIAGALAQQIHEFVLRTNGFWIGSSKWIIRSLRQYNSSFADEFVDAFDEFYQTGKKEPVSRLADKVLSPYGGRLFEGFSLGKETCKSEKTEEQETVPARL, from the coding sequence ATGGAGCTAAAAAGAAATCCTGCAGTGAAAGCTGCTAAACAATTTATCCAAAAATATTTTCCGGAATGTGAAGGAGCCCTCTTGGCGGGAAGTGTTGTAAGAGGGGAAAGAACACCTAAGTCTGATCTCGATATGATTGTATTTATAAAAGATTTAAAATCTGCTTACCGGGAATCGCTGATTGATTTTAATTGGCCGATTGAGGTCTTCGTTCACAGTTTAACATCCTATCAGCATTTTATTGAAAAGGATTGTAAAGAAGCCAAACCTTCGATGGCCAGAATGATTTCTGAAGGGATTATTATCGCTGATAACGGTAAAATGAAAACCATTAAACGCGAAGCAAGAGAACGTTTAGAACAAGGGCCAGAACCGTGGACTGATGAAATCATCGCCCTTAAGCGTTATTTTATAACGGATGCATTGGATGATTTTTTAGGGAGCACTAATAGGGGAGAAGAACTGATGATTGCCGGCGCCCTTGCTCAGCAAATACATGAATTTGTCTTGAGAACAAACGGATTTTGGATTGGCTCTTCTAAATGGATTATTCGGTCTTTACGACAATACAATTCTTCATTTGCAGATGAATTTGTCGATGCTTTCGATGAATTTTATCAGACAGGAAAAAAGGAGCCAGTTTCGCGTTTGGCTGACAAAGTCCTTTCTCCTTATGGCGGACGTTTGTTTGAGGGATTCTCGCTTGGGAAAGAGACATGTAAAAGTGAAAAAACAGAAGAGCAAGAAACAGTACCAGCAAGATTGTAA
- the poxB gene encoding ubiquinone-dependent pyruvate dehydrogenase, translated as MKKTIADLLVDSLLNAGVKRIYGIVGDSLNAVLDSIRRSGKIEWISVRHEEVAAFAAGSDAMLSGSIAVCAGSSGPGNLHLINGLYDCHRSQIPVLAIAAHIPSNEIGGGYFQQTRPEQIFNECSVFCETVTRPEQMPRMVTIALQHAISRKDVSVIVLPGDVAALTDEETVPEQVMHMTNPIIRPSQDELEKIAEYLNEGKKITLLCGAGCEGAHSDLMQLCEQLQSPMVIALRGKEHLEYDNPYSVGLTGLIGYSSGYHAMMDCDVLLMLGTDFPYRQFFPKKAIILQVDIRAEHLGRRAALTMGVCGDVKETIRALLPLLTEKHGSHHLKKYVSDYQDVRKGLDKLAVGKPGKLPIHPQYLTKMVSELANEDAVFTCDVGTPTLWAARYLEMNGKRRLLGSFNHGTMANATPQAIGAHYAKPDTQIVALAGDGGLSMLMGDLLTIHQHKLPIKVIVFNNSALSFVELEMKAAGYLETGTQLDNPNFAAMAEAIGIKGIRVEDPGDLEKGLKEAFSHNGPAIVDVLVNRQELSLPPKINFEQAHGFTLWMLKAVLNGHGNELVELAKTNLFR; from the coding sequence ATGAAAAAAACAATTGCAGATTTATTAGTGGATTCTTTATTAAATGCAGGTGTAAAAAGAATATATGGGATCGTAGGAGATTCGTTGAACGCGGTTCTGGATTCCATCCGTAGATCGGGGAAAATCGAATGGATTTCAGTTCGCCATGAAGAAGTCGCTGCTTTTGCAGCGGGATCTGATGCTATGCTTAGCGGTAGTATTGCCGTATGTGCAGGTTCAAGCGGACCGGGGAATCTTCATCTCATTAATGGGCTATATGATTGCCATCGCAGCCAAATACCCGTTTTGGCTATTGCTGCACATATCCCATCCAATGAAATTGGAGGAGGGTATTTCCAACAAACACGTCCAGAACAAATTTTTAATGAGTGCAGTGTATTTTGCGAAACGGTTACGAGACCTGAACAAATGCCAAGGATGGTAACAATTGCCCTTCAGCATGCAATCTCTAGAAAAGATGTGTCTGTCATTGTCCTTCCGGGAGATGTAGCAGCTCTAACCGACGAAGAAACGGTGCCTGAACAGGTTATGCATATGACAAACCCTATTATTCGTCCTTCACAGGATGAATTGGAAAAAATCGCTGAATACCTTAATGAAGGAAAAAAGATTACGCTGTTATGCGGGGCAGGCTGTGAAGGCGCTCATTCGGACCTTATGCAGCTTTGCGAGCAACTGCAGTCTCCAATGGTTATTGCTTTAAGAGGAAAAGAACACTTGGAATATGACAATCCATATTCGGTTGGGCTGACAGGATTAATTGGATATTCTTCCGGGTATCATGCAATGATGGATTGTGATGTGCTTTTAATGCTAGGCACAGATTTTCCCTATCGGCAATTTTTCCCCAAAAAAGCCATTATCCTTCAGGTGGATATTCGGGCAGAACATCTTGGCAGAAGGGCAGCTCTAACGATGGGGGTGTGCGGGGATGTGAAAGAAACCATCCGGGCCTTACTGCCGCTTTTAACAGAAAAGCATGGATCTCATCATTTAAAGAAATATGTTTCCGATTATCAAGATGTTCGAAAAGGTCTTGATAAGCTGGCAGTCGGAAAGCCGGGCAAGCTGCCCATTCATCCTCAGTATTTGACAAAAATGGTTAGTGAGCTTGCAAATGAGGATGCTGTTTTTACCTGCGATGTAGGGACACCTACCCTGTGGGCTGCGCGTTATCTTGAAATGAATGGGAAAAGACGGCTTCTGGGTTCGTTTAACCATGGAACCATGGCAAATGCAACTCCTCAAGCTATTGGAGCACACTATGCAAAGCCAGACACACAGATTGTGGCACTTGCGGGCGACGGAGGCCTTTCGATGCTGATGGGAGACCTTTTGACAATTCATCAGCACAAGCTTCCGATCAAAGTGATTGTGTTTAATAATAGCGCCCTTAGCTTTGTGGAATTGGAAATGAAGGCAGCCGGATACTTGGAAACAGGAACACAGCTTGATAACCCTAACTTCGCTGCTATGGCAGAGGCAATCGGCATCAAGGGAATCCGAGTAGAAGATCCCGGCGACCTGGAGAAAGGGCTAAAAGAGGCTTTTAGCCACAATGGCCCAGCTATTGTGGATGTTCTTGTCAATCGGCAGGAGCTCTCGCTTCCTCCAAAAATTAACTTTGAGCAGGCTCATGGTTTCACTCTTTGGATGTTGAAGGCAGTTTTAAATGGCCATGGAAATGAATTGGTGGAATTAGCCAAAACAAACCTGTTTCGGTAA
- a CDS encoding 3-hydroxybutyrate dehydrogenase, producing the protein MDKMLNQKVALITGAASGIGLEVAREFAKEGAKVVISDLNEEAAKTAAKQLQEQGFDALAAACDVTKEEEMERSINLTVEKYGRIDILINNAGLQHVSEIENFPTEKFEFMIKVMLTAPFIATKHVFPLMKKQGFGRIINMASINGVIGFAGKAAYNSAKHGVIGLTKVSALEGAAHGITVNALCPGYVDTPLVQNQLKDIAETRKVPLENVMEEVIYPLVPQKRLLTVQEIADYAVFLASEKAKGVTGQAVIMDGGYTVQ; encoded by the coding sequence ATGGATAAAATGCTTAATCAAAAGGTTGCACTTATTACTGGGGCAGCAAGTGGAATAGGCCTTGAAGTTGCAAGAGAATTTGCCAAGGAAGGCGCGAAAGTCGTCATTTCCGACTTAAATGAAGAAGCTGCAAAAACAGCAGCAAAACAATTACAGGAGCAGGGCTTTGATGCTTTGGCTGCCGCATGTGATGTTACCAAGGAAGAAGAAATGGAACGAAGCATTAATCTTACAGTTGAGAAATATGGACGGATTGATATTTTGATAAACAATGCAGGTCTTCAGCATGTATCGGAAATTGAAAACTTCCCTACAGAAAAATTTGAATTTATGATTAAGGTTATGCTGACTGCTCCTTTTATCGCCACTAAACACGTTTTTCCATTAATGAAAAAGCAAGGCTTTGGCCGTATCATTAATATGGCATCCATTAATGGTGTCATTGGTTTTGCCGGAAAAGCGGCATATAACAGTGCAAAGCATGGTGTGATCGGACTTACCAAGGTATCCGCTTTGGAAGGGGCAGCACATGGCATTACGGTAAATGCATTGTGCCCAGGTTATGTGGATACACCGCTTGTTCAAAATCAGTTAAAGGATATTGCTGAAACAAGAAAAGTTCCACTTGAAAACGTAATGGAAGAAGTCATTTACCCTCTTGTTCCGCAAAAGCGATTATTAACTGTTCAGGAAATTGCTGATTATGCAGTCTTTTTAGCAAGTGAGAAAGCGAAAGGCGTAACAGGACAAGCTGTCATTATGGATGGTGGATATACTGTTCAATAA
- a CDS encoding LysR family transcriptional regulator, with protein MDIRQLSYFIEVAKQKSFTKASHTLHLSQPTLSKMVKSLEDELEVQILDRSAKQIELTDAGEIVLHQGKKVMEILNDLSNHLYDMVHLKKGKIKIGLPPLIGILFFPKIIKGFQDLYPDITIELIEQGANKVRQRTEDGEIDLGVVMMPVDEEEFDIIPFASEELMLYMSSSHALADQPALSLENVKDEPMILFSEDFTLHDRIIQECKDAGFSPKVAYESSQWDFISDMVEHNLGITFFPESIMRKINEESIKAVPISPSIPWNIGIILKKGKYMSFATKAFIEYLQAQSI; from the coding sequence ATGGATATTCGGCAGCTTAGCTATTTTATTGAAGTCGCCAAGCAAAAAAGCTTTACTAAAGCATCTCACACTCTTCATTTATCCCAGCCTACCTTGAGCAAGATGGTAAAAAGCCTCGAAGATGAGCTAGAGGTTCAAATTTTAGATCGATCCGCTAAACAAATTGAACTAACCGATGCAGGGGAAATTGTACTCCATCAAGGAAAAAAAGTAATGGAAATTTTAAATGACCTTTCGAATCATTTATATGATATGGTCCATTTAAAAAAAGGAAAAATAAAAATAGGGCTTCCCCCTCTTATTGGCATACTTTTTTTCCCTAAAATCATTAAAGGGTTTCAGGATTTATATCCCGACATTACGATAGAGTTAATTGAACAAGGGGCAAATAAAGTAAGGCAAAGGACTGAGGACGGAGAAATTGATTTGGGAGTTGTGATGATGCCTGTTGACGAAGAGGAATTTGACATTATCCCCTTTGCCAGTGAAGAATTAATGCTTTATATGAGTTCATCGCATGCCTTAGCAGATCAGCCTGCTCTTTCATTGGAGAATGTTAAGGACGAACCGATGATCTTATTCAGTGAGGACTTCACTTTGCATGATCGAATAATTCAGGAATGCAAGGATGCCGGATTTTCACCAAAGGTAGCGTATGAAAGCTCTCAATGGGATTTTATAAGTGATATGGTAGAACATAATCTGGGGATAACGTTTTTCCCAGAATCCATCATGCGCAAGATAAATGAAGAATCAATAAAGGCAGTGCCTATTTCACCTTCAATCCCTTGGAATATCGGCATCATATTAAAAAAAGGAAAATATATGTCATTCGCAACAAAAGCTTTTATCGAATATTTACAAGCACAATCTATATAA
- a CDS encoding carboxymuconolactone decarboxylase family protein: MKKDRLQQGLDKLMEFTLTSNKEISTHLKISENLEDIAPDVGKYIIEFGYGDIYSRPGLSNQQRALVTISSLITQGTEPQMELHINTALTSGLTPEEIVEAIIQLIPYTGFPRVLNALTVAKRVFSQRDVQVTPIKVAQ, encoded by the coding sequence ATGAAAAAAGATCGTTTACAGCAAGGCTTAGACAAATTAATGGAGTTCACATTAACTTCAAACAAAGAAATCTCCACACATTTAAAAATATCAGAAAATCTGGAGGATATTGCTCCAGATGTTGGCAAATATATTATTGAATTCGGATATGGAGACATTTACTCACGCCCAGGTTTAAGTAATCAGCAGAGAGCGCTTGTGACTATTTCTTCACTTATTACACAAGGAACCGAGCCCCAAATGGAATTGCATATTAATACAGCTCTTACATCAGGCCTCACACCTGAGGAAATTGTGGAAGCAATTATTCAATTGATTCCTTATACTGGTTTCCCTCGTGTATTGAATGCTCTTACAGTAGCCAAAAGGGTTTTCAGCCAGCGTGATGTACAAGTAACCCCAATCAAAGTGGCACAGTAA
- a CDS encoding GNAT family N-acetyltransferase: MPIIETDRLKMIDFLPEYAYAAVEGREHLEKIFPYGISRQWPNPDYADILPFIARSLEEKPERSKWSGLIIHKEDGLLIGEMGCKGGPNKKGVVDIGYGIVPDYQNKGYTTEMVKALVSWLFTLPGIKMVTADCLHTNEGSKRVLEKSGFKNYKKGKELLYWRMVK; encoded by the coding sequence ATGCCAATTATTGAGACGGATCGATTAAAGATGATTGATTTCTTGCCTGAATACGCTTATGCTGCAGTGGAAGGAAGGGAGCATCTCGAGAAGATTTTTCCGTATGGAATCTCTCGGCAATGGCCAAATCCCGACTATGCAGATATTCTTCCATTTATTGCAAGAAGCTTGGAGGAAAAACCGGAAAGGTCTAAATGGAGCGGGTTAATAATCCATAAAGAAGATGGCCTTTTGATAGGAGAGATGGGATGTAAAGGCGGTCCCAATAAAAAAGGAGTTGTCGATATTGGCTATGGTATCGTTCCTGATTATCAGAACAAGGGCTATACCACTGAAATGGTAAAGGCTCTCGTTTCATGGCTGTTTACCCTTCCTGGCATTAAAATGGTGACAGCCGATTGCCTTCATACGAATGAGGGGTCAAAACGGGTTCTTGAAAAGTCAGGCTTTAAAAACTATAAAAAGGGTAAAGAATTACTTTATTGGCGCATGGTTAAGTAG
- a CDS encoding undecaprenyldiphospho-muramoylpentapeptide beta-N-acetylglucosaminyltransferase, whose product MTKKRIIFTGGGSAGHVTPNIAIINELNSEEWDIQYIGSKNGIEKEIIEKIKIPYFSISSGKLRRYMDWDNVKDIFRVLKGCLEARKILKTQRPSLVFSKGGFVSVPVILAAKSLNIPIFIHESDMTPGLANSISKRFATKIFTSFEEAVQYFPNRKTKAIGSPIRKDVLSGSKEKGLNLLGFQDKKPVIVVMGGSLGAKKINDTVRVCLKELLQHYQIVHLCGKGNLDKKLEAIKGYRQFEYVHDELPDILASADFVITRGGSNAIFEFLALNKPMIIIPLTRKQSRGDQILNAKSFEKKGYSITLEEEDLTKESLYKKLKELHEKKMDFKTAMKNSGKSNALNILLDEINKQD is encoded by the coding sequence ATGACTAAGAAACGTATTATCTTTACAGGCGGGGGTTCAGCCGGGCACGTTACTCCAAATATAGCAATAATAAACGAGCTCAATTCTGAAGAATGGGATATCCAATACATCGGTTCAAAAAATGGAATTGAAAAAGAAATCATTGAAAAGATAAAGATCCCCTATTTCAGTATATCCAGTGGAAAATTGCGGAGATATATGGATTGGGACAATGTAAAAGACATTTTTCGGGTTCTCAAAGGGTGTCTTGAAGCTAGAAAAATTCTTAAAACACAAAGACCAAGTCTCGTTTTTTCAAAAGGGGGATTCGTATCAGTTCCTGTAATCCTGGCTGCAAAGTCTTTAAATATTCCAATTTTTATTCATGAAAGCGATATGACTCCGGGACTTGCGAATAGCATATCCAAACGATTTGCCACAAAAATCTTTACATCCTTTGAAGAAGCAGTCCAGTATTTTCCTAACCGAAAAACGAAAGCCATTGGTTCTCCTATCCGCAAAGATGTACTGTCAGGGTCAAAAGAAAAAGGCCTTAACCTGTTAGGCTTTCAAGATAAAAAGCCTGTGATTGTAGTGATGGGAGGCAGCTTAGGTGCAAAAAAAATAAATGATACCGTGAGGGTTTGTCTTAAGGAACTCCTGCAACACTATCAAATTGTTCACCTTTGCGGCAAGGGGAATTTAGATAAAAAGCTTGAAGCAATAAAAGGATACCGGCAATTTGAATATGTCCATGATGAATTGCCCGATATTCTTGCATCAGCTGATTTTGTTATCACAAGAGGGGGATCGAATGCCATATTTGAATTCCTAGCCCTAAACAAACCTATGATTATCATTCCTCTTACCCGAAAACAAAGCCGGGGGGATCAGATCCTAAATGCAAAATCCTTTGAAAAAAAAGGATATTCTATCACACTTGAGGAAGAGGATTTAACCAAAGAATCGCTTTATAAAAAATTAAAAGAACTTCATGAAAAGAAAATGGACTTTAAAACGGCTATGAAAAATTCTGGTAAAAGCAATGCACTTAATATCCTATTGGATGAAATCAACAAACAAGATTAA
- a CDS encoding TetR/AcrR family transcriptional regulator, with protein MPKVSDDYKERKKASLYESALKCFGEKGYQSTTIDDITAHSQTSKGLFYTYFKSKEELYISLMDERTNHTLSRLNESFKTISSAKEKVHELFSLYKKASLTEEWRNFIRVQIEFWVHSPRLERARDVVTSRYEDLYTGMISRIIEDGKAAGEFKQEIHADVVANLFWAFIDGICMHYSVVGENYAYEAHFKATEEMIMNYILIQPEKQKA; from the coding sequence ATGCCTAAAGTATCGGACGATTACAAAGAGCGTAAAAAAGCGAGCCTATATGAAAGCGCATTAAAATGCTTTGGGGAGAAAGGATACCAATCCACCACAATAGATGATATTACTGCCCATTCTCAAACAAGCAAGGGGTTATTTTATACTTACTTCAAAAGTAAGGAGGAGCTTTACATTTCCTTAATGGATGAAAGGACAAATCACACACTTTCAAGGCTGAATGAAAGTTTTAAAACCATTTCATCGGCAAAAGAAAAAGTGCATGAGCTGTTTAGCCTTTATAAGAAAGCCTCTCTTACTGAGGAATGGCGCAACTTTATACGAGTCCAAATTGAATTTTGGGTGCACTCTCCGAGGCTTGAAAGGGCACGTGACGTTGTGACAAGCCGGTACGAGGATTTATATACAGGCATGATTTCCCGTATAATTGAAGATGGGAAAGCTGCAGGAGAGTTCAAACAGGAGATCCATGCAGATGTAGTGGCCAATTTGTTTTGGGCATTTATAGACGGAATTTGTATGCATTACTCTGTGGTCGGTGAAAATTACGCCTATGAAGCCCATTTTAAAGCAACAGAAGAAATGATCATGAATTATATTTTAATACAACCGGAAAAGCAGAAGGCATAA
- a CDS encoding GNAT family N-acetyltransferase — protein MHWYEKLNQYFPIEEMKSKEHMETLLKERSEIYHKDESADHVLMYVELEDFIFIDYLFVSKNTRGQGLGHKLLEKLKQKGKPIILEVEPVNYEDTDSEKRLRFYKREGFEHAQSIGYRRRSLATKEVNEMEILYWTPNHASEELVYDAMKRTYDLIHTYKDVHFYGEPYQPVHKVLTFNEDPEKENLLRDI, from the coding sequence ATGCATTGGTATGAAAAATTAAATCAATATTTTCCCATTGAAGAAATGAAATCAAAAGAACATATGGAAACTTTGTTAAAGGAACGTTCAGAGATCTATCATAAAGATGAAAGTGCTGATCATGTCCTTATGTATGTAGAACTAGAGGATTTTATTTTTATTGATTATCTTTTTGTGTCTAAAAATACACGGGGCCAAGGACTTGGTCATAAGCTACTTGAAAAACTAAAACAAAAGGGTAAGCCGATCATCCTCGAAGTTGAGCCAGTGAATTATGAGGACACCGACTCTGAAAAAAGACTGCGTTTTTACAAACGGGAGGGCTTTGAACATGCCCAGTCCATTGGGTATAGAAGGCGTTCGCTTGCAACAAAAGAGGTAAATGAAATGGAAATTCTGTATTGGACACCTAATCATGCCTCTGAAGAATTGGTGTATGATGCAATGAAAAGGACCTATGATTTAATTCATACATACAAAGATGTTCATTTCTACGGAGAACCTTACCAGCCGGTCCATAAGGTTCTAACCTTTAATGAGGATCCGGAGAAAGAGAACCTTTTAAGGGATATTTAA
- a CDS encoding helix-turn-helix domain-containing protein: protein MEVYFYLYEKTMLTVKDVMEITGIGQRNAYTLMRSGEFPVKTIGRQYFP, encoded by the coding sequence ATGGAAGTGTACTTTTATTTGTATGAAAAAACAATGTTGACTGTAAAAGATGTGATGGAAATTACAGGTATTGGACAGAGAAATGCGTATACATTAATGAGAAGTGGAGAATTTCCAGTTAAGACAATCGGAAGACAATATTTTCCATGA
- a CDS encoding YebC/PmpR family DNA-binding transcriptional regulator has product MGRKWNNIKEKKASKDANTSRIYAKFGREIYVAAKQGEPDPESNQALRVVLERAKTYNVPKNIIDRAIEKAKGGSDETYDELRYEGFGPNGSMVIVDALTNNVNRTASEVRAAFGKNGGNMGVSGSVAYMFDATAVIGIEGKAADEVLELLMEADVDARDILEEEDSVIVYAEPEQFHAIQEAFKNAGITEFTVAELTMLPQTEVTLDEDAKAQFEKLIDVLEDLEDVQQVYHNVDLSE; this is encoded by the coding sequence ATGGGTCGTAAGTGGAACAATATTAAAGAAAAAAAAGCATCTAAGGATGCTAATACAAGCCGTATTTATGCCAAGTTTGGCCGCGAAATATATGTAGCAGCAAAACAAGGTGAACCTGATCCTGAATCGAATCAGGCTTTAAGAGTTGTTCTCGAACGTGCAAAAACTTACAACGTACCAAAAAACATCATTGATCGTGCCATTGAAAAAGCAAAGGGCGGATCGGATGAAACGTATGATGAACTTCGATATGAAGGCTTTGGACCAAATGGATCCATGGTTATTGTTGATGCCTTAACCAATAATGTGAATCGGACTGCCTCAGAGGTTCGTGCTGCTTTTGGAAAAAATGGCGGAAACATGGGTGTCAGCGGTTCCGTTGCGTATATGTTTGATGCAACTGCTGTTATTGGAATAGAAGGCAAGGCAGCAGATGAAGTTCTGGAATTGCTTATGGAAGCGGATGTAGATGCACGAGATATCCTTGAAGAAGAAGATTCAGTGATTGTCTATGCAGAGCCTGAGCAATTTCATGCCATTCAAGAAGCCTTTAAAAATGCAGGAATTACAGAGTTTACAGTTGCTGAGTTAACGATGCTGCCTCAAACTGAAGTAACATTGGATGAGGATGCGAAAGCTCAATTTGAAAAATTGATTGATGTTTTAGAAGACTTGGAAGATGTTCAGCAGGTTTATCATAACGTGGATTTAAGCGAATAA
- a CDS encoding MBL fold metallo-hydrolase, whose translation MQINMEITVLELEYEAFGIKHLFYPTVLYDGRSAVLVDAGMPGQAEQIIKKMESEGIPFSHLEAIIFTHQDLDHIGSAPELISLAQREVTLFAHPLEIPFISGELPFIKTNMAKIEKKELNFGSLDPPLLKVGKPLYEWEKIPYCGGIEVIFTPGHTPGHVSLYVKSANVLIAGDAMILANGLLQGPVNQTTLDVKTAIESLGKFLKLEIKTVICYHGGIYYGDPQKSIKALLLKK comes from the coding sequence ATGCAGATTAATATGGAAATTACTGTCCTTGAACTAGAGTATGAAGCATTCGGCATTAAGCACCTATTCTATCCAACTGTTTTATATGATGGCCGATCAGCTGTATTAGTCGATGCAGGGATGCCTGGACAGGCCGAACAAATAATCAAAAAAATGGAGTCAGAAGGAATTCCATTCAGCCATCTGGAAGCCATTATTTTTACCCATCAGGATTTGGACCATATTGGAAGTGCACCTGAATTAATTTCACTTGCTCAAAGAGAAGTAACGTTATTTGCACATCCCCTGGAAATACCCTTTATTTCAGGAGAACTGCCGTTTATCAAAACGAATATGGCTAAGATTGAAAAGAAAGAACTTAACTTTGGATCTCTGGATCCACCTCTCTTAAAGGTAGGAAAGCCGCTATATGAATGGGAAAAAATTCCTTATTGCGGCGGAATAGAAGTCATTTTTACTCCAGGACATACGCCCGGACATGTCAGTTTATATGTAAAATCTGCAAATGTTCTAATAGCTGGTGATGCTATGATTTTAGCAAACGGTCTGCTGCAGGGACCTGTTAACCAAACAACACTCGATGTTAAAACAGCAATAGAATCATTAGGGAAATTTTTGAAGTTGGAGATAAAAACAGTCATTTGTTATCATGGGGGAATTTATTATGGCGATCCCCAAAAAAGTATTAAGGCTCTCTTATTGAAAAAGTAG
- a CDS encoding glyoxalase superfamily protein — MDFHAVRLLVRDVHKSVEFYRDTLGFEGWIDALGEYAYFEEQHLALFKQSNMLSELEEESGKTVQKGPSVFLLQFEVKNVDEAYVLLKKKNVRFINPPHDRRDWGSRIAHFKDPDGNIIELYQSIRSKPANEMQ; from the coding sequence GTGGATTTTCATGCTGTAAGGCTTTTGGTAAGGGATGTTCATAAATCAGTTGAATTTTACAGGGATACTTTGGGGTTTGAAGGTTGGATTGATGCGCTCGGCGAATATGCATATTTTGAAGAACAGCACTTAGCGCTCTTTAAGCAGTCCAATATGTTATCAGAGCTTGAAGAAGAAAGCGGCAAAACTGTACAAAAGGGACCATCTGTTTTTTTGCTTCAGTTTGAAGTGAAAAATGTAGACGAGGCATATGTTTTATTAAAGAAAAAGAACGTGCGGTTCATCAATCCTCCTCATGACCGAAGGGATTGGGGTTCGAGAATTGCGCATTTCAAGGATCCAGATGGCAATATTATAGAACTATATCAATCTATTCGCAGTAAACCTGCAAATGAAATGCAATAG